A stretch of DNA from Cygnus atratus isolate AKBS03 ecotype Queensland, Australia chromosome 6, CAtr_DNAZoo_HiC_assembly, whole genome shotgun sequence:
TGCTATttagtaaattaatttttcagggaaaaaaaaaaacctacctcagaaaaaaataacagtctGCATATTCCTGGAAATGAAAGATAGATATTTTATATCCCAAAAATCTGCAGTACAGCATCCAGAACAAAGAGGATGTTGACTGATTTTGCCAAGACATTTCCTTATGACTGCATCAATTCAGAAGACTTTTTAGTAAATACTAAGGGGAAAGATGACTGTTTTTCAGGATGAGTTCTGTTAAATAATAGTGAACTTTTGTAAAATCAAAACTGACTTTTCAACACATTTGGAATTGTTCAGTTTTGTTGGAGAAACTTAGAAAGTAAACGTATGATAAGGAAAATGTAAGGCAAAAGTTAAAGGAAGTAAAAACAGTTACTGCATGTTCTGAAAGGACCATTGGAAGGCTTCttagtgagaaaaaataaggggAGGAGTGCTAAAGGTGAATGCAGGGCAATAAATGGTTTTTAACTAATATCtcatgaaagtgaaaaaaaacaaaacaaccaaacaaaaccctatTCGCCTGTGTCAGTTCAGCTAcagaggttttccttttttatttttttaattaattgcaattttaaaatgaattttggtTCCAACCGAAATAGTAAATTTGTTTCAGAGCAGTTGTTTCAATTTCACAAACAGataaggggaaagaaaaaagtgaaaatacagaGTATCCTACAAAATTCTAAATCAACAGCTTGAAAACACATAATTCTCTTCTAGATGGGAAAGGATTGAGTTAAATGAGTTGGTGAGAGAATTAAGGTATTTTTTAGATAATCCTCTGCcctaaaaaatatttagcaatgaTTTAGGAAGGTTATTTTTgtagttcttcattttttagGTTTAAGACAGATACTTGCACCTGCAttagaaaaaagagaaaaagcattttaaaggtggattttttaaaatcattttctttagtGTAAAGATTTACAGTAATTTGGAAGCATCAGCTTGTGAGTGCTGGGAGTACTGTGATGTGAGCAAgctgtgatttgtttttcagtagcaACAGTCTAAATCCTCTTTATTACTTCTATTAGAGAATGTAATATTTGACCTGGTAATTGTGTGGAAGAACATTGATGTTTTTTTAGATTAATATTGCTACATGTTTTTTATCAGGTGAGAAGCCATTTCGTTGTGATGAATGTGGTATGAGGTTTATTCAGAAGTATCACATGGAAAGGCACAAAAGAACTCACAGTGGAGAGAAGCCTTACCAGTGTGAATATTGTTTGCAGGTAAGATGTTGTAGTGAAGTCTTTCACaattagaaagcaaaatacCAGTCAGTTCCCAAGTAGTACACGTGGAAGTTTCTCCAGATACTGTAGCTTTGCATATacaaataaacatacaaaagaatcgtgtttttttttttttttttccagttacagtGAGCTGTCTGTATGCACAGGAGTCGCAGCTGTCTGCAGTTGATTTTACTGATATACACTATCATTAGAAGTCAGTAAAGTGGATAGACTGTCAAGTAAATTTGTTAGaattagtttcttttcttagtgctaatgtatttttttctctaattaaatatatatatattctgcagTATTTCTCCAGAACTGATCGTGTGCTGAAACATAAACGTATGTGCCATGAGAACCGTGACAAGAAACCGAACAGAAGTGCCACCAAAGTTGGCTTTTTGCCATCGGAGGAAGATTCTGGTTTCTCTACGCCTATGAAAGACAGCTCCttgccaaagaagaaaaggcagaaaacagagaaaacaaaatctggagATAAGGACAGTACAGATAAATCTGAACAGAAGAAGGACAAAAATGACTACTTGCCTTTGTACTCTGCTAGTACAAAAGTAAAAGATGAATATATGGTAGCGGAATATGCTGTTGAGATGCCCCATTCTTCTGTCAGCGGGACGCACTTAGAAGAAGCAAATTCTGGAGAAATACACCCACCCAAGCTTGTTCTCAAAAAAGTTAACAGCAAAAGAAGTCTGAAACAGCCACTTGAGCAAAGTCAAACCATTTCACCTTTATCTACATATGAAGACAGCAAGGTTTCAAAGTATGCCTTTGATCTTGTGGATAAACAGAGTTTACTGGACTCTGAAGGTAATGCTGACATTGATCAAGTTGACACATTACAAGAAGGGCCCAGTAAACCTGTACACAGCAGCACTAACTACGATGATGCaatgcagtttttaaagaaaaagaggtatCTACAAGCAGCTAGTAACAACAGTAGAGAATATGCCTTGAATGTAAGTACCATAGCATCTCAGCCTTCGGTAACACAGGCGGCTGTGGCAAGCGTCATCGATGAAACTGCTACAGCCTCCATATTAGACACGCAGGCACTGAATGTTGAAATTAAAGGTAGCCATGACAAAAATGTCATTCCGGATGAGGTACTGCAAACTCTGTTAGATCATTATTCACACAAGGCTAACGGACAGCATGAGATATCCTTCAGTGTGGCCGACACTGAGGTGACCTCCAGTATATCAATCAATTCATCAGAAGTGTCTGAGGTCACCCAATCTGAGACAGTTGGAACAAGCTCTCAGGCTTCCTCATCAGATAAAGCTAGTATGTTACAGGAATATTCAAAGTTTTTACAACAAGCTTTGGACAGAACTAGCCAAAATGATGCCTATTTGAACAACCCGAGCCTTAATTTTGTGACTGATAACCAGACTCTTACAACCCAGCCAGCATTTCCTTCCATAGAGAAGCAGGTCTACACGTCTATCCCTGTCAATAGCTTTCGATCGGGAATGAACTCTCCATTAAGAACAACTCCAGACAAGTCTCATTTTGGACTAATGGTTGGTGATTCGCAGCacccctttcccttttcaggTGATGAGGCAAAtcattcttcttcctcctctacCCAGGACTTCTTGGATCAAGTAACttctcagaagaaagcagaggcaCAGCCTGTTCATCAAGCATATCAAATTAGCTCCTTTGAGCAGCCCTTCAGAGCTCAGTACCATGGGGCAAGAGCTGGAATATCATCTCAGTTTAGCACTGCCAATGGACAGGTGAACCTTCGGGGACCAGGGACAAGTGCTGATTTCCCAGAATTTCCCTTGGTGAATGTAAATGATACCAGAGCTGGGATGACTTCTTCGCCTGATGCCACAACAGGCCAGACTTTTGGCTAAGAAATCTTTGTAAATAATACTGGCACTTTAGAACACATTTGTCAAAAGTGGGTTGCTCTGTATAAGATGGAGTTCTGTACAGCTTTTAAGAGCGCTatgttaaaacaaaagtaaGCTGATATTAGCAAGACCaataactgctttttctttctttcttttttttttttttttttaatgtttagtcACCAGTCATTGATCTGCCTGATATTGTTGCCCCTATCAAAGGCAGGTTATTATTCACTTGTTTGAATCcagtaattattttatcttttatgaaatttaaaataaacaaaatcccCAGGTAAGACTTTCCCCCATGATTGCTTCCTTACTGGTTTCCTTGTATGCTTTGGGAGGACAGTTTATTGTCTGATACTATTCATATTGTCATTTTTAAGCTTGTCAGTGTAGTCATTGCTCTTCAGCAGGGAATCAACGTGTATTAAACACACAGAATAAACTATAAGTTTCAAAGTCAAGTAAATAAGGCTTTAAAAGATGgcattttctagaaaaataatctttcttccAACtcttgtaaaaaataattttagactATATGCcctgtttctgctttgcattaCCTGAGTTgtgtttggaggaaaaaaacaaaacaaaacaaaacaaaaaacaaattctggTAGACTAACTCTACTATTTAAAAGtctaattaatttaaaattctttaaacactttttaaagcaaaatacataACTGCTAATGCCTTTACTTCATTACTGAAGTAATGTGTATTTCTTTGTACAGCTGAATCTAGATGTaactttttaatgactttttcatACGCAGATATCAAGATTTTGAAGTTTTAGTTAAAATACTCTGTAGATGACATTCCCAATTACATAATGCTTACACAAACTGTGTTCCAAAATTTCAAAGTTTAATTGTACCTTACCCTACATATTCGTAATGATTAACGTAGAGCACTTAGTTTATTTGATAGATTTgatttctcaaaaaataaaaccattttagATTTTTAGGTTTGATATGGTTGCATCATTTTCATCTCATACAACTCCAGTGATTACTTTCAGCATACATTGAAATCGAATATTCTGAGCTTctgtaaaaacagttttaattctTTGTCTAGAATTTTGACAGTTCAGCTCATTAAATTTATCAAAGTATCCCCAAAAGCTGAAGAAGTGGGCATTCAAATTCCATATATCTTTTTCGAGTTTGCTTGGTGAAAGTCATTACCATTTTACCAACCAAAACCATTGGATAATATTAGTGAACAggatttcttttcagcataGATGAGTGATCAGAagttttcattgcatttcacaatataaataaaactacaaaGTTTATCCCTGTACCATGAATATGTTTTTTTGAATAGTACTTTGTCTTGATGTATGCAGTATGGTACGATAAGTAGTTCTGTGTGCATTTTTAAGGTGGTAAGATTTGAGTAGCATAACTATTGTGTAGTTTAAGTTAACaatttacagatttttgaaCTGTATGTTCATTATATTGCACCTTCCCTAAAGGGACACTGTCTGGTAGTTTAAGGCAGTTTAAGCCTAATGTAGGCTGATTAACCAGGGAAAAACGCACTCACACACaacacacgtgtgtgtgtgtgtatatatatatatatgtatgtatgtatatgtattttttatagGATTGCATACATTCTTTTACAGCACTATTGCTAGCTGATATTTTCAGATGAAGCCATCAGCTATGAGAAAAGGCTGCACCTCAAGGGGCTAAGATACACGCTGTCTTTTGAAGGGACTTGAGCAGGACACACGAGAGTCCCCACCTCTTCCCAAAACAtagcaacatttttcttaacttttattGCTAGGAAGCCgatttccctctctctcttttcccttacAGTATCGCTATTAAAGCACTAACTCTGCTTGGTACAGTTCAGGGAGAAAGCGTGTTTGTAACCCACAGCTTGCTTCCTACATGGACAGGAAATACAATTTATGTAAACTTCTCACTTAATACTTTTGTGTAAGGAAACAGATTATGTTTTGATTCATTGACCCTGTGTATGATATAAGGAAGGTGTTTCTGCATGTTATCACTTACCAGTAATTTGGTCTGAATATTTGGCCCAGAGTTAAGAAGAATTGAGCATCAAGGGAGAATAGTTAATTCCTTATGGATTATTAATGATACATGTaaagaaatttatttgaaagaatattttcaatttgttccatgtctctgtttttcttcctttatgaTCAGTTTGGGTTTTTTAAGTTCCGTTCTACTTTGCATAGACACAATAAATATGGCCCCTATTCCCCAGGAAGCCACCTCTTGTTACGCATGTTTCgttttcattgtttcatttcCATGACATCTTAGCTTGTGCTGCCTGAATAATAATACTGTGTTGACATCTTTGTTCTAGTGCCCTGTTGTTGCAAGTAGGTGACCATTAATAGTACTATTTGTTAAATATAACAAGCAGCAAATgccaaaagaagaagaaaaaaagcaggattaTTACTGCATTAGCCTGTTCCAACAGAGAggtaaaaggaataaaaagccTGCTTCTCCCTAAGCAGACTGACtcagctttattaaaaaaaaaaagaaaaaaaagttattgcaTTGATCCTCTGCTGTGAAAAAGTGATTGAGGAGTAGCAGGGAGTAACTATCGCTCCATGCCATCTTCACACTTACGGATTGCTGCTTGGGTACGTGAGTAAGCTCTTGTACGGAGGGAAGGAACTCGCTCTTCCCC
This window harbors:
- the ZNF148 gene encoding zinc finger protein 148 isoform X2, with the protein product MNIEDKLGGLFLKCGGIDQMQSSRAMVGMGAVSDQSGVSGDRQEAVLQDRTMAHQEILATDEVLQESELRQQEMISHDELMVHEETVKNDDDMDAQDRLPQGLQYAVNVPISVKQEITFTDASEQQKRDKKQIREPVDLQKKKKRKQRSPAKILTINEDGSLGLKTHKSHVCEHCNAAFRTNYHLQRHVFIHTGEKPFQCSQCDMRFIQKYLLQRHEKIHTGEKPFRCDECGMRFIQKYHMERHKRTHSGEKPYQCEYCLQYFSRTDRVLKHKRMCHENRDKKPNRSATKVGFLPSEEDSGFSTPMKDSSLPKKKRQKTEKTKSGDKDSTDKSEQKKDKNDYLPLYSASTKVKDEYMVAEYAVEMPHSSVSGTHLEEANSGEIHPPKLVLKKVNSKRSLKQPLEQSQTISPLSTYEDSKVSKYAFDLVDKQSLLDSEGNADIDQVDTLQEGPSKPVHSSTNYDDAMQFLKKKRYLQAASNNSREYALNVSTIASQPSVTQAAVASVIDETATASILDTQALNVEIKGSHDKNVIPDEVLQTLLDHYSHKANGQHEISFSVADTEVTSSISINSSEVSEVTQSETVGTSSQASSSDKASMLQEYSKFLQQALDRTSQNDAYLNNPSLNFVTDNQTLTTQPAFPSIEKQVYTSIPVNSFRSGMNSPLRTTPDKSHFGLMVGDSQHPFPFSGDEANHSSSSSTQDFLDQVTSQKKAEAQPVHQAYQISSFEQPFRAQYHGARAGISSQFSTANGQVNLRGPGTSADFPEFPLVNVNDTRAGMTSSPDATTGQTFG
- the ZNF148 gene encoding zinc finger protein 148 isoform X1, with the translated sequence MSPRRQAPPRARRLGAGLRREPASARAPVLTAAVLRAPFPCCTAARRRSVAVTASRRLRGRRRSRRRSRSGSRKGPEPPPPPTSPRPPRRLPAPRHARGLRAAALSRPQPPPPPPRPRLRPRPRPRPAFSSQPRGRLLHLRMNIEDKLGGLFLKCGGIDQMQSSRAMVGMGAVSDQSGVSGDRQEAVLQDRTMAHQEILATDEVLQESELRQQEMISHDELMVHEETVKNDDDMDAQDRLPQGLQYAVNVPILTINEDGSLGLKTHKSHVCEHCNAAFRTNYHLQRHVFIHTGEKPFQCSQCDMRFIQKYLLQRHEKIHTGEKPFRCDECGMRFIQKYHMERHKRTHSGEKPYQCEYCLQYFSRTDRVLKHKRMCHENRDKKPNRSATKVGFLPSEEDSGFSTPMKDSSLPKKKRQKTEKTKSGDKDSTDKSEQKKDKNDYLPLYSASTKVKDEYMVAEYAVEMPHSSVSGTHLEEANSGEIHPPKLVLKKVNSKRSLKQPLEQSQTISPLSTYEDSKVSKYAFDLVDKQSLLDSEGNADIDQVDTLQEGPSKPVHSSTNYDDAMQFLKKKRYLQAASNNSREYALNVSTIASQPSVTQAAVASVIDETATASILDTQALNVEIKGSHDKNVIPDEVLQTLLDHYSHKANGQHEISFSVADTEVTSSISINSSEVSEVTQSETVGTSSQASSSDKASMLQEYSKFLQQALDRTSQNDAYLNNPSLNFVTDNQTLTTQPAFPSIEKQVYTSIPVNSFRSGMNSPLRTTPDKSHFGLMVGDSQHPFPFSGDEANHSSSSSTQDFLDQVTSQKKAEAQPVHQAYQISSFEQPFRAQYHGARAGISSQFSTANGQVNLRGPGTSADFPEFPLVNVNDTRAGMTSSPDATTGQTFG